In one window of Planktothrix sp. FACHB-1365 DNA:
- a CDS encoding Uma2 family endonuclease: MTSNLFNEFIDSGPEAKLELIESQLIVGNTLVGSRLLLQQILTGWGARAAIALAPIKQWLEALRLTYNAPIPPGLDITETIATTLQTWAASFPYQPEDLLPGSRGEEKHHNPIRSYISHSFWEIAEKLGGQSFSRDFVMRLGNNGFTPDILLFLGQPRNTLREYYLEGPAEMVLEVLRPGHEYADRIIKRDYYAAGGVPEYIISFEQYISWCPEAKFEFGDGKPQIGSKEGIRNLIGMLLMTCGLADALKVLSPVEWVTALLEAETLRFQDAQRKAAWWDLARQAATLLRSKYGVTRLGVIGDLVKPEPLNFWSEITLVVWDLPDRKGYEIYQDLSNLSQEPEINLIEADSQYATLAQQQAISQFLVEI; encoded by the coding sequence ATGACATCAAACCTGTTCAATGAATTTATCGACTCAGGCCCAGAAGCCAAACTAGAATTGATTGAATCCCAGCTAATTGTCGGTAATACTCTAGTTGGTAGCCGTTTGCTACTCCAACAAATTCTCACCGGATGGGGAGCGCGTGCCGCCATCGCCCTAGCCCCCATCAAACAATGGTTAGAAGCTCTCCGTCTTACCTATAATGCGCCGATTCCACCCGGATTAGACATTACAGAAACCATCGCCACCACCTTACAAACCTGGGCGGCTAGTTTCCCCTACCAACCCGAAGACCTGCTACCCGGTTCCAGAGGAGAAGAAAAGCACCACAATCCCATCCGCAGTTATATTAGCCACTCCTTCTGGGAAATCGCAGAAAAACTAGGAGGACAATCGTTCAGTCGTGATTTTGTCATGCGCCTGGGCAACAATGGCTTCACCCCAGACATCCTCTTATTTTTAGGGCAACCGCGCAACACACTTAGAGAATACTACCTCGAAGGGCCAGCCGAAATGGTACTCGAAGTGCTACGACCCGGACATGAATACGCAGACCGCATCATCAAACGAGACTATTACGCCGCAGGTGGAGTGCCAGAGTACATCATTTCTTTTGAACAGTATATTTCTTGGTGTCCAGAAGCCAAGTTTGAGTTTGGGGATGGGAAACCTCAAATTGGCAGTAAAGAAGGCATTCGCAACTTAATTGGAATGTTACTGATGACATGCGGTTTAGCAGATGCTTTAAAGGTTTTGTCGCCCGTTGAGTGGGTAACCGCGTTATTAGAAGCAGAAACTCTGAGATTCCAAGATGCCCAACGGAAAGCAGCTTGGTGGGATTTAGCTCGTCAAGCTGCTACCCTATTGCGTTCTAAATATGGGGTAACTCGCTTGGGAGTCATTGGAGATTTGGTCAAACCTGAACCCTTAAATTTTTGGTCTGAAATTACGTTGGTTGTTTGGGATTTACCAGACAGGAAAGGTTACGAGATTTACCAGGATTTGTCTAATTTGAGCCAGGAACCTGAAATTAACTTAATTGAGGCAGATAGTCAGTATGCTACGCTGGCTCAACAGCAGGCAATTTCTCAATTTCTGGTTGAGATTTAG